The sequence ctcctttaaccttaggtttttcacgagaccctgtaggttaacgacttaaagacttcattgggattgttcaTCCAGGAAGGAAGTGGATTTAGGGTTTCTCTCTGACACCAGAATGGCTTTGAGATCTGCCGATATCTTGGTATAAATTGGGATAGCGTGATGTGTGTATGGATACCACGGGTGTTTCTCCTTTAACAGGCTTTGGAGTGTGTGATTTTGTTCTTCGCTAGGCAATTAGTCAAGCTGTTgatcgaaaaaaaaaacaaatgtttATAGAAGTATATAACTTAGGGCTTTGGTTTTGGGGTGCTTGCGTTTACCACTTAGGTGAGTTAGGGAGTGATACTATAGAGTTTCTAAAAAGACTGCGAAATTATATGGCTAGTCATGATTATTGGTTACCTATCTCGGTTTTCGAATGAGGATTCTAGACAGTGGCGCTATAGGGAGGAATTTTCAGTGGATGATGCATATGCTGCTCTAGAAACTGGTGGTTTGTTAACTTTCCCTGACAAACAGCTGTGGAACTCAAATGTGCCCTTGAAGGTATCTTTTCTTGTCTGGACTTTGTGCTTTAGTGGTGCTCCCACTTTCGGTTTTTTATACAATGATGGGCTCATTCAATATCCTAAATGCGTTTTTTGTGATGAATGCTTGGAAACGAATGAACAtcttgttagaacactgctcggtcgaactcgcaagcgttgctatatgaaacttgtttgtcaatgttagtgatcaaaactataagtcttgatttctaatctacttatagtgatgtctcggactaggatagattgtgtagttgagtattagacttcacgtcgttcatcaattgaagccgaagaactactaaggagagcttgtggaacttcatcaacgaaaggtatgtggagactaaaactcatctatcacttggaaagtctatttctactctatctcctatattgagacaaaagtcgtattactatatagtcaTCGATTATGCACATtcgagatttcgagctgagattaactcgcttacatatttctcgaaatatgtgttggtaagatttcgcttcaaccaagttcatcttatattcttgacgaaattcaaaatatgattttgtgaaaattgccgagtaacatcttacatggtttgtatgatacaatcatttggtctagacttggaatgtttcgttatgattatttcaataacttgaaaatttctttgatgctaatagtgtgtgaaaacggccattgtcatcctctaagaaagtttcgatgattgaaatagagtttaaaactattggattataaacatagtgtgcattcttgcatgtatgtgatccatgaccggaactatagtatgcatacccgtatgcgtacttgtagttgtgaaattccgtgtaccaagtacacatacctgtATGCaaacttgcgtaaggtataggtccgggaatttctgctgggttttggaagtgtactaaggtatgcatacccgttcacatactggcgaacccaaactcagaccggctacttaagtatgcgtacccatttgcatacctgagtggttaaagttctaaaatcggtttgttcatgaactaatacatttatatattaaggaatgcattctttgcaaaccgtggctataatgttcatgaattgattcgagtgaatcaaactgattttgcttcaattgtgttcttgtatacttctatgagaatatagcaattgaacaactttttaactagtttcatttgagtcatttgaactagttgtggttaagatgaataaggttgatatgagagtgttcatatagctaacctaggttaactactgttgagccaacatggtgtacacgtttaggtacggttacttaaacctaaatgaaggtacgtttcatttgtgtataacaacctaagttcgaactaacagttgaaagatattagcttgaatctaatcaggttttcatctaacggtgaatattgaatgctttgttaccaaggtagcttagattgcaaaccctgatttgaaaactatataagggggaactctagcaactgggaaacccaatccccacaccttttatgtgatactagttgcataagctagagtcgattctcctttaaccttaggtttttcataagaccatgtaggttaacgacttaaagacttcattgggattgtgaagccagacccaactattttctctgtagttgcgtgttctgatcttacttcttctattgtgattgagtattatctttgctaagatttgcttgagatttatctccgataggtaagaataaaagtagtcacaaacatcttcgtctcatggtttgtaattccacaatatcttgtttcactactatacgattaagattattgtgaggtgattgataataccaggctgttctttgggaatataagtctggtttatcaatcggttcctgtGTACCTtgctttatcaaaagacggaagaaaaatcgtaggtatttccgtgggagacaaatttatctattccaatagacttttctgtatgagacagatttgtttatcaagttttcgactttgggtcgtagcaactcttggttgtgagtgagatctgctaagggaatcaagtgcgtaatatcctgctgggatcagagacgtaaggagcgcaactgtaccttgaatcagtgtgagattgattagggttcaactacattccagtctgaagttcattggtagtaggctagtgtctgtggcggcttaatacagtgtggtgttcaaaaatggattaggtcccggggtttttctgcacctgcggttttcctcgttaacaaaattctagtgtatgtgctatttcttttccgcattatatttttttatataatagaaatatcacaggttgtgtgttgtatcaatcaattggtaaatccaacctttggttgttgattgaaattgaaattgattgatctttgaacattggtctttggtaccgttcaagttacttcccttatattcaaccgggctcgcaaattcctatttgttgattgcagattgaattgagagatagagatataaaactctttgatatacttttctctagattgagtctgactgtctagttgattctattgaaagtatattggagtttgtctattcagattgccaaacgaaatattgggtgtggttgttatacccccactttttcacatctATTCCTGCACTGTAAGGTTGTGTTTGATAGTTGGtcttattttcttaaaagttttgaACTCAATTGGGTGTTAGCTAGAAATGTTAAGACTAACTTATGGGAATGGGGTGATAAGTGCCGGAGGAGATCtaaaaacagaaaaaagaaaattttgagtatttttccgTTTGCCATATGGTGGTGTGTCTAGACTGAAAGAAATGCAAGAGTCCATAACAATGTGAAGAAGGATTTGGATCAACTGATTACAGATGTAAAATGTTTGATGTTTAATTGGGGTATGAAGTCTCAGTTATTTTCTGGTTTTCCTTTGTCTACCTTGCTATGTAATTGGAATGCAGTGATGCACACTTCCATGTAATTTTTGCTATTTTGTGCCACTTTTCAGGTGACACAACGATATTTTTTAATCTAATTTGCCttttaagtcaaaaaaaaaatgatgtgaaTGTCATAGTGAGGGATTTTCTTTTCCATAGGATTGGGTTGTCTTTCAAAAAATTGGATTGGGGCCCAGCTTGTTGCCGGGCTCCATCTAATTGTTGTAATTTTTCCTTGTCTGATTAAAAGAAAATGAAGCTGGATACTCGCTGATTCAATGTCTGCATCAGAATTGGAACTAAGTTGGGAATTATTCAAAGGTCTAAATAGCTTTGGGATATTGTATCTAGTTCATCTTACGCAATTGTAGCTCTTGTGAGGTGGTCTAAACCGGCAATTACAACAACTTTTAACTACAACAATCAATCTGGTGATGAGGTTGTAGAATACCTCTTGTTTCCAATTAAACTTCCGGTAAACCGCCTACATCCCACTAATCCATCTTCGACCCTGAAATCTCAAATCTTTCTTTTCTACTTCTTCCTGGACCTGTATATAGTGTCGTGTATATAGTGTGTATGACTTTTACACTTTTGTGCACAACTCTTTATGACAATGCGTCACGCTTTCTGACAAGCCGAAAACAGTAGCAGGACATGTATATAATGTCATGTGTATTTAACTTCAAAAGCCTCTTTGTGACTATTCCTCACTCGATAGTATTATTAGTACCGGTGCGATAGTTGACCATGTAAATCGCAACCACGGTTACCAGTGCTCCAAAAAGTTGCAGTTCAGAGAAAGTTTCACCAAGATATAAGAACCTGAAAAGAAATGTAGACCATTAATTAGAACAAAGTAAAAGACTCACTATTGGTACCCCAATAatagtaaaaaataaataaattagccgACTAATTACAGAGCATCAAGCGACACACAGATATAATAGGATTTCGTAATCTTACCCAAATATTGAAGCAAACATTGGGGTTAGAAAAGTGAGAGAACTGAGCTTCGTTAAGCTGCCTGTAAATCCACCAATATTGTTTTTAGAAGATGTACAGGCATAGACATCACAATGATATTTTGCAATCCTTACAAGCAAATTCATGAAGTATCATGAAGCAAGCTAGATCTACAAACATAGGTAGTGCTAGTACATGGGCATATACAGATATCGTATAGAAAGAAATTGACCTCTTGATGCATTGTAAAAGTAGACGCCATAGCTGATAGCACTTCCAAAGATGGATGTATAGATGAGTGCTAAAATATCATTGGTATTAAGCTCCTTGAGACCCCCACTAATTGCTGGATCATGATTGAGTATGGAAATGGCCAGCAGAGGGACGCCACCAATAACCATATGCTGTTGTAAAAAACAAACATATAAATACATTAATCAGACAGCCTTTTTTCTGTATAGTAACTAATTTTAGATAATCAACTGGTCAAGTTTCTTCTCGTTTCTTTTGGTCCAATGGATTCACCTcatggaagagaagaagagatcATAGAGCAAAGTCAATAGTCCTAAGAGCTAAATAAAATTGTTTTCCTCCAATCTGCCATTAAAAATCCCCAGGCGAATTTCTGACCTTAATATTGGGTATCAAGTACTATTAACAGGATGCATGCAATTGATAATAATCATAGTGCAAAACAATAAGGTGAAAAATAAGCAAGCTTTGGGTCAAGGAAATCAACAGGTTTCACATGGTAATGAGAAAACAAGGAGTTGAACCAACTTGGATAGAAGCTGAAAAAACATACCCATCCAGTTGCCATGATAGGGTCAGAGTATTTGGACACCCAGCGAACCATGACTGTTCCCACTGCCATGCTTTGAGCAGCAAGAAGCATCCACCATTCCCCACTCCCCCAAAGTGAAGAGTTACTCCCTTCAAGTGAAAGTGCAGGTAACTGGAAAAAGACAGAGCATTACAACTTTGCGATATCAAAACACATCGCATAAATATGTCAAATATACTTTGAAGATTTAAGCAGTTGAAGTTTGTGAATCTCACTATGATAGCgggaaataaaagaaataaaaaccatCTGAACTGAAATGCATGTAAAACTTCAACGGCAGCAATAAAAGTTGTTTAAGGTATATTTACCTCAAGTAGTAGAAGTCCAACAACACCAAGCACAAGACCTGCAGCTCCGACCACCCCAATGGATTCACCGAACAACAAGGATGCAAGTATAGCCACAGTCAAAGGCTGTGAATCGATGATTACCTGTAATTATTGAATCCAAGCTGAATTTAGATTATGCAAGACTACACTAGGAATCTTAGGAATACACATTTTAACCCGAAGAAGGGCTACACTAACACTCAAGTAAAACAAGGGCAAATTAAAGGGTAATGAAACTAAACGCTTCTTCAGCTTATAGCCTCTACAAAATCTGCACCGAACTCAAGTTGCAAACAAGAAAACTAGAAACCGCATACTAAGCCAACCATCATTGGTTCCCATAAAGGCAGAATTCAGCAGAGGTGTACAAGAAATGTAAGTTTACTGATCACATTATGCGACTATCCCTTAACTATCGTACTTTCAGGAGCCGCAAAATTAAAATTGGCTGAAAAAAGAATGAGATAACGGAAACATACACTGCCCAAACCAGCAGATGTCCTTTGCAAACCTTCAGCCAGAAATCCCTATCAAAAAATTCCATTCAAATTCAAAGTCAATTATTTGAATTCAAGATAATTACTGGAAATGATTCATTAAAAATTTAAATATCTCGACAAATTTCTGTAGAGAAATGCACCAATTCTCACCTGAAAACAAGCAGCATCAACAAGTCCAAACAAAACTATTGAAACCCAAGCCATAACACCAGAAGGTTGTTTTCTCCCTCTCAACCCAGCAAATGCAACCAACATAAACCCTGCAGGAATTAACCGAAAAGCCGAAACAAAAAAAGGTCCAGCCTTCGGAAAAACTTCCTTCATCGCCACCATTGCTGTTCCCCAGAAGAAAAATGGGGAAATCAACAAACCCCATTCTAAAACTCCTTTAACAAAACCCAACTCAGAATTTCCATCCTTTTCTTCAATTTCAAAACTCTCAATCTTTTTCTGCAAAAATCTATCTGTTTCTTCAGATGTTTCATCAACTACACATTCAACATTATAACCAGTCCCAACACAATCCATAGAAGAATCTGTTTCAACCATTTCTCTATCTGAATCACTTTTACTGCAATTAACCGTTCTTCTTGGAAGTTTAATCGAACCCCTTGACTTAATCTGGGTATTAAGGAGACTTGAAAGGTTGGAAATTCTGAGGTTTGGGTTGGTGAAAATGAATCCATTGCTCCTCCTCCTTCTAGGGTTGACGAATACATGATTTGGCTGGTAATTTAAGTAAGAATCGGTCTGAATTAGGTAGGAAATCTTTGTTGCTGACATCTTCTTTCTTTCAAATACTTTCTAAATAGAAGGTGGGAGAGAGGAAGATGAGTAGGAAATACGACTTTGAGGATACTGCTGCTGTGAACAGTTGGATTAGGCGGGTAAATTAACAACCACCACATAACCAAAATTGAAGGCATGGTTTCTTAGTGTTAAAAACTGAACTAAAAACTTGATGGGGGATTGAGCTGGGTCTGATCACGGTAGGGTAAGTGGCTTCAGATTTAGACATCAGGGACTGGCCCATGTAGGGGGATGGGATAATAGAGCGGCAGACTTTCCAGCTAGAAGGGGGGAAAAAACTCAGAGAAAGAAATGGTTTAGTCGGGCACCAAGATGAGACTAATACGTACCGGTTAGTCCTTGCCCATTTAACCCTTTGGTTATCtaaaaggaaaatttcttgtttggtcctaagcccataaggttatttatagtagggtccaaccagaatttttttttatctgaaggtccataattaattaaaatatgaaaATGATCACAATACCCTGACTActaaacgtgtgtgtctacatgctcattatatcgagtacatatctgctacacagtttatgaaattcgagtacatatccgctacactgcttacataatttgagtacatatctgctacactgcttacaggttaaaaaaaaaacaggatcTCTCTAGTGCTCCACTACCATTGGACCACTTCCTCCAAAAAGCGCCAACACTCTTAACATCagacatattgaacctgtaaatgtgaccaaaaTGTAACAATTAAAACATAACAACAACCAATATATGAATAACAGAACAAAAATGAATAGTACAAGTAATATGACAACATCAAGATTAATACTACCTAACGATGGTTCAGTTTTATTTCGGTATTCCATATATGTGTTGacaaaatcataagaattaacTGACTAAAATCTATGTATAAAACAGATTCAAAGAGCAACTTTTTCAGTATTCAATATATGTATTGTTAATTCACTATCTAAAACAACTCCATGAAGAAAAATAACTAAAtcgagagtcttatttcagtatcgcgtatatgtacttatggatgaaacaacaacaagtgataaaactaagaataaaacataatcaaaaagcagtttgtatcagtatgccacatatgtactgctgattcatgaactaaaaaacaactgcatggaatgaatctataaaaaaacagaatcgaaagagtattatttcagtatggaagatatgtacttatggatcaaacaacaagaagtgataaaactaagaataaaacagaatcaaaagtagtttgtattagtatgcgacatatgtactgctagataatacccctgaaacaatAAACAAGCatgatttttttagaaaataaagaacgaaaataacaagaaaatcaaattgagagttcaaataagctaaaaacatcataatctaatcaaaaaatcgaataattacgattaagattcataaaaacagtacgtcatatacgtactgatggttaatacacaagcaaaacat comes from Papaver somniferum cultivar HN1 chromosome 7, ASM357369v1, whole genome shotgun sequence and encodes:
- the LOC113299658 gene encoding WAT1-related protein At3g02690, chloroplastic-like — encoded protein: MSATKISYLIQTDSYLNYQPNHVFVNPRRRRSNGFIFTNPNLRISNLSSLLNTQIKSRGSIKLPRRTVNCSKSDSDREMVETDSSMDCVGTGYNVECVVDETSEETDRFLQKKIESFEIEEKDGNSELGFVKGVLEWGLLISPFFFWGTAMVAMKEVFPKAGPFFVSAFRLIPAGFMLVAFAGLRGRKQPSGVMAWVSIVLFGLVDAACFQGFLAEGLQRTSAGLGSVIIDSQPLTVAILASLLFGESIGVVGAAGLVLGVVGLLLLELPALSLEGSNSSLWGSGEWWMLLAAQSMAVGTVMVRWVSKYSDPIMATGWHMVIGGVPLLAISILNHDPAISGGLKELNTNDILALIYTSIFGSAISYGVYFYNASRGSLTKLSSLTFLTPMFASIFGFLYLGETFSELQLFGALVTVVAIYMVNYRTGTNNTIE